From Gemmatimonadota bacterium:
GGAAGGATCTGGAGGATGGCGTCTGCCCGACCCACCGGAAGAAAGCTCGCTGGGTGGAGGAGGAAAACTACTTCTTCCGGCTCTCGCACTTCCGGGACCGGCTGCTGGAGCACATTCGGGAGCATCCGGAGTTCATTCTTCCCGCGACGCGCCGCAACGAGGTGGTCTCATTTCTGGAGGCGGGGCTGGACGACATCTCGATCTCGCGCGCAGGAGAGTCGTGGGGCATTCCCTTCCCGGACGACCCCGGACACACGGTCTATGTCTGGTTCGATGCACTGACGAACTACCTGTCGGCCGTCGGGTTCGGATCGGATGAGGAGCGCTGCGAAAAGTGGTGGCCCGCGGATGTCCACCTGATCGGAAAGGACATCACGCGGTTTCACTGCATCATCTGGCCCGCCATGCTGATGGCCGCAGAGGTGCCGCTCCCGCGCACGGTCTATGCGCACGGCTTCATCACCCACTCCGGCGAGAAGATGTCGAAGTCGCTCGGGAACATCGTGAACCCGCTGGATGTCGTGGACATCACCGGTGCGGATCCGCTGCGCTACTTCCTTCTGCGGGAGATTACTTTCGGAAAGGACGGGGACTTCGACTGGGAGCGTTTTGTTTCTCGGTACAATGCGGACCTTGCCAACGATCTCGGCAACCTCGTGAAGCGCACGGTGGACATGACGGCGAAGTTCCTCAACGGGAAGATCCCCCGGGGCGCCGGCGGAGGGACTTCGCTGGCTGAAGTCGCAACCGGGGCGACGGCGAAGGCACTGGCGTGCTACGAGTCGTTCGACCTTTCGGGAGCGCTGAGCGCGGCATGGGAACTGGTGCGGGAGTCGAACCGGACGGTGCAGGAACTTCGGCCGTGGGAAATCGCGAAAGACCCCGCGCGCGGCGATGAACTGAACGCGGTGCTGTCGGACCTTCTGGAGGCGGTGCGGGTGGTGTCTGTACTGGCGAGTCCGGCGATGCCGGAGCGGACGGGATTGATCCGGGAGCGCCTGGGGCTTGCCGGCGACGCCGCGCCCGGCCTTGTGGACACAGACTGGCGTGCGGGATCCGGATGGAGCGTGAACCCGGGCGACCCGGTCTTCCCGCGCATCAAGAAGGACGAATCCCCCGCGCCGCCGGCTTCCCCATGATCGACTCGCACTGCCACCTGAACTTGCCCGACTTCGCGGAAGATCTGGAGGCGGTGCT
This genomic window contains:
- the metG gene encoding methionine--tRNA ligase, whose protein sequence is MKRKFYLTTAIDYVNSKPHLGTAYEKIAADCLVRARRLAGDEVLFVMGNDEHSINVARRAEEEGLAPLAYCDRMGDEFRAAWKRLNISFDDFIRTTEPRHRSAVEEIIRRVRDRDHITTSRYKGWYCEGCEAFFTGKDLEDGVCPTHRKKARWVEEENYFFRLSHFRDRLLEHIREHPEFILPATRRNEVVSFLEAGLDDISISRAGESWGIPFPDDPGHTVYVWFDALTNYLSAVGFGSDEERCEKWWPADVHLIGKDITRFHCIIWPAMLMAAEVPLPRTVYAHGFITHSGEKMSKSLGNIVNPLDVVDITGADPLRYFLLREITFGKDGDFDWERFVSRYNADLANDLGNLVKRTVDMTAKFLNGKIPRGAGGGTSLAEVATGATAKALACYESFDLSGALSAAWELVRESNRTVQELRPWEIAKDPARGDELNAVLSDLLEAVRVVSVLASPAMPERTGLIRERLGLAGDAAPGLVDTDWRAGSGWSVNPGDPVFPRIKKDESPAPPASP